One Lycium barbarum isolate Lr01 chromosome 5, ASM1917538v2, whole genome shotgun sequence genomic window carries:
- the LOC132640086 gene encoding histone H2B.3 translates to MAPKAEKKPAEKKPAAEKTPAEKKPKAGKKLPKDAAAAGDKKKKRSKKSVETYKIYIFKVLKQVHPDIGISSKAMGIMNSFINDIFEKLAQESSRLARYNKKPTITSREIQTAVRLVLPGELAKHAVSEGTKAVTKFTSS, encoded by the coding sequence ATGGCACCAAAAGCTGAGAAAAAGCCAGCCGAGAAGAAACCAGCCGCCGAGAAAACTCCAGCCGAGAAGAAACCAAAAGCAGGAAAAAAACTTCCCAAAGACGCCGCTGCTGCCGGagataagaagaagaagagatcCAAGAAATCAGTCGAAACCTACAAGATTTACATCTTCAAGGTTTTAAAGCAAGTGCATCCAGATATTGGTATTTCCAGCAAAGCTATGGGAATAATGAACAGTTTTATTAATGATATATTTGAGAAGCTTGCTCAGGAATCTTCTAGACTTGCTCGTTACAATAAAAAGCCTACGATTACTTCTCGTGAAATTCAAACTGCTGTTAGGTTGGTACTTCCTGGTGAATTGGCTAAGCATGCTGTTTCGGAAGGAACAAAAGCTGTTACGAAATTTACTAGTTCTTAA
- the LOC132640087 gene encoding uncharacterized protein LOC132640087: MALMSLTSSSSLTNLSYISFQYKNPSRFSTTFRITADSTAPKARFIARRKESLSVKQLQRPLREYMSLPASQYSVLDAERIERVDDSTFRCYVYRFKFFAFEICPVLLVRVEEQPDGCCIKLLSCKLEGSPIVVAQNDKFDASMVNKISYDSKRSDSPLQQLTSDAVIEVNIEIPFAFQAIPVPAIESTGAQVLDQILKIMLPRFMAQLVKDYQAWASGDTSRQPLGTGQI; this comes from the exons atggcTTTGATGAGCttaacttcttcttcttcgttAACAAATCTAAGTTACATTTCATTCCAATACAAAAACCCTAGCAGATTCTCTACAACATTTCGCATTACAGCTGATTCTACTGCTCCTAAAGCTAGATTTATTGCCCGACGTAAAGAGTCATTATCCGTTAAGCAACTTCAACGTCCGCTAA GGGAGTATATGAGCTTGCCAGCGAGCCAATACTCGGTTTTGGATGCAGAGAGGATTGAACGAGTGGATGATAGTACGTTCAGGTGTTACGTGTATAGGTTCAAGTTCTTTGCATTTGAAATTTGTCCTGTTTTGTTGGTTAGAGTTGAGGAGCAGCCTGATGGATGTTGTATCAAGCTGTTGTCTTGCAAG CTAGAGGGATCTCCTATTGTGGTCGCCCAAAATGATAAATTTGACG CTTCTATGGTGAACAAAATATCTTATGACAGCAAGCGAAGCGACTCACCTTTGCAGCAGCTGACTTCAGATGCTGTTATTGAG GTTAACATTGAAATTCCCTTTGCATTTCAAGCAATTCCAGTGCCGGCAATTGAATCAACTGGTGCTCAGGTCCTAGATCAGATACTAAAGATCATGCTTCCTAGGTTTATGGCACAG CTAGTGAAGGACTATCAAGCTTGGGCTTCAGGTGACACTTCAAGGCAGCCTCTAGGAACTGGTCAGATTTGA